A single region of the Pontibacter kalidii genome encodes:
- a CDS encoding WecB/TagA/CpsF family glycosyltransferase, producing the protein MSKLFGYNLYRQDRNTLIKELKDKIALGQTSTVISLNTLKLYQGSRSKYLETLFQSGTHIIPDGQSIAFAEYLVHGNKISSISGAELMVELIKEASQCGYKIFFLGSPHELLGRVKIKIEEEYPQLMGKVAFQHGYYDVKHEEEVVHKIAAFEPDFLFVAFGSPRKEEFIMKYHGNLKAKVIMGVGGSYEYFVGDVKLDPLTKKLGLRWLVRTLQDPKRLAKRYAMCNTYFLYALLREMVYNRKRTAV; encoded by the coding sequence ATGAGTAAGCTGTTTGGGTACAACCTCTACCGGCAGGACAGGAATACCCTTATAAAAGAACTAAAGGATAAAATAGCGCTTGGGCAGACGTCAACCGTCATTTCCCTGAATACGCTAAAGCTATATCAAGGCTCTAGGAGTAAATACCTGGAAACTCTATTCCAATCCGGTACTCATATAATTCCTGATGGCCAGTCTATTGCCTTTGCAGAGTACTTGGTACACGGTAATAAAATTTCATCCATCTCGGGCGCTGAACTCATGGTGGAGTTAATTAAAGAGGCAAGCCAGTGCGGTTATAAAATCTTCTTTCTCGGATCACCCCATGAGCTGCTCGGTAGGGTAAAAATTAAAATAGAGGAAGAGTACCCACAGCTTATGGGGAAAGTGGCCTTTCAGCATGGTTACTACGATGTAAAGCATGAGGAAGAGGTGGTCCATAAAATCGCCGCTTTCGAACCGGACTTCCTCTTTGTCGCCTTTGGATCGCCTAGGAAAGAGGAGTTTATAATGAAGTACCACGGGAACCTCAAAGCCAAGGTGATTATGGGCGTGGGAGGAAGCTATGAGTATTTTGTAGGGGACGTAAAGTTAGACCCCCTTACAAAGAAATTAGGGCTTAGGTGGCTTGTAAGGACACTGCAGGACCCTAAAAGACTTGCAAAACGCTACGCCATGTGTAACACCTACTTTTTGTACGCCCTGCTCAGGGAGATGGTTTATAACCGGAAAAGAACCGCTGTTTAA
- a CDS encoding lipopolysaccharide biosynthesis protein: protein MEKDVLPSPTLKKKENLKQRAYLNSITSILDFAVTQLTGFIVSPFIVSSLGSSMYGIWQMLGQMTGYAKIADTRATQVLKWTIAKKKDVADEEELRSDVTSAFLITLFIIPLVLIAGGIVSWYAPLITKAEPQYYNLIRITCSLLMLSLVITKLFDLYESVLRGMNLSFKRMGLRAAIVALGGGLKVMVLTLGYGLIGLSAVQVLLTLVIGITYYLVVRKHISWFGFGRTNLSKIRSFSKVSGWYLADTGANLLLSNSDKILLGIVAGPVVVTYYTLTQFLPFAFQGLMNRVVMGIIPGVGKLLGLEEFAKVRKVTNNINSLTSLLITAAGVAIIMLNQSFLKIWVGEGLFAGTTANLLIMVMIVQDTFIKNDSYIISATLDLKHKVMLTLFSGLSFLLIGYFMTDKFGISGLCLSMIAGKLILYVGQQKILYQKLRYGSEAGTSFIKLRPLIVALTLLAGAAYLSTLLNSLSLVQIAGMAPVVFFVPLYIFYWAGMQREERNELLELVSSIKFLKAE from the coding sequence TTGGAAAAAGACGTCTTACCGTCCCCTACTCTTAAAAAGAAAGAGAACCTTAAGCAGCGGGCATACTTAAACTCTATAACGAGCATACTTGACTTTGCCGTTACGCAGCTAACCGGCTTTATTGTAAGTCCTTTTATAGTGAGTAGCCTGGGCAGCTCCATGTACGGTATCTGGCAGATGCTCGGCCAGATGACCGGCTATGCGAAGATTGCTGATACAAGAGCCACCCAAGTGCTGAAGTGGACCATTGCCAAGAAAAAAGATGTGGCAGACGAGGAGGAGCTGCGTAGCGATGTGACAAGCGCGTTTCTCATTACGCTTTTTATCATTCCGCTTGTTCTTATTGCTGGAGGGATTGTCTCCTGGTATGCCCCTTTGATAACCAAGGCTGAGCCTCAGTACTATAACCTGATCAGGATAACCTGTTCCCTGCTCATGCTCTCACTGGTTATCACAAAGCTCTTTGACCTTTATGAGTCAGTATTGAGGGGCATGAACCTTTCTTTTAAACGCATGGGGCTCCGGGCTGCAATCGTAGCACTTGGAGGAGGCTTGAAAGTGATGGTGCTCACCTTAGGGTATGGCTTAATCGGATTGTCTGCCGTTCAGGTGCTGCTGACGCTGGTGATCGGGATTACGTACTACCTGGTGGTACGAAAGCATATCAGCTGGTTTGGGTTTGGCCGAACAAACCTATCTAAAATAAGAAGCTTCAGCAAAGTGAGCGGCTGGTACCTGGCCGATACCGGAGCCAACCTCTTGCTCAGTAACAGCGATAAAATCTTGCTCGGCATCGTTGCCGGCCCTGTTGTAGTAACCTACTACACGCTCACCCAATTTCTTCCTTTTGCTTTTCAAGGTTTGATGAACCGGGTGGTGATGGGCATTATACCTGGTGTAGGGAAGCTTCTGGGCCTGGAGGAGTTTGCCAAGGTACGGAAGGTAACAAATAATATTAACAGCCTGACGTCTCTGTTAATCACAGCCGCTGGCGTTGCTATCATCATGCTCAATCAATCTTTTTTAAAAATCTGGGTAGGCGAAGGCTTGTTTGCAGGCACTACAGCCAATCTGTTGATCATGGTCATGATCGTGCAGGACACCTTCATAAAAAATGACTCATACATCATCAGTGCCACCCTGGATTTAAAGCATAAAGTTATGCTGACACTCTTTTCCGGGTTGTCGTTTCTTCTGATCGGCTACTTTATGACCGACAAGTTTGGGATATCAGGTCTCTGCCTGAGCATGATAGCCGGCAAGCTTATACTTTATGTGGGCCAACAGAAGATACTATACCAAAAGCTGCGCTATGGCTCTGAGGCAGGCACTAGCTTTATAAAGCTGCGCCCGCTAATAGTTGCTCTTACGCTGCTGGCAGGAGCGGCTTATCTATCTACACTTCTAAATTCCCTGAGTTTGGTGCAGATAGCCGGGATGGCACCCGTCGTTTTCTTTGTTCCTCTGTACATTTTCTACTGGGCAGGCATGCAACGGGAGGAAAGAAATGAGCTGTTGGAGTTGGTATCTTCCATTAAGTTTCTAAAAGCTGAATGA
- a CDS encoding glycosyltransferase family 4 protein codes for MKILFVAPRFHTNQYQLVKTLQEHHHQVYFHVSYLGPTEDYSLLIPKNFRQSRVSVFIEKIMAKRVVRRPCYYYYPKILDYWEGFKALKPDLVIIRDPYTLFSLIAAFCAYFLKVKVIFYTQEDLYRPRSRFTYLKQLLTIRFFKAAWITPIKESNDNGKGVKHMYYFPLPIPTQPLEKAHKKGPIAEPALLMIGKYHQDRKKHLLLLEAVNQLKHKYRFKLTIVGECMTKGQKQKYKTLEDRIRQLGLSDIVRLKANVPFHDMDELYDSHHVFVLPSVNEPYSISVLEALAHGLPVICTDSCGSKVHVRDGWNGYITASSSLEALNGAISNFLSDHTKIYEMSGNALFYVQEHLSNTVCYRRLEEIVAERFSSDLEASVLTPHLK; via the coding sequence ATGAAAATCCTATTTGTTGCCCCTCGCTTTCACACTAACCAGTACCAACTTGTAAAAACACTTCAGGAGCACCATCACCAAGTATACTTTCATGTCAGCTATTTGGGGCCTACCGAGGATTACAGCCTGCTTATACCAAAAAACTTCCGCCAAAGCAGGGTATCCGTATTCATAGAGAAAATCATGGCAAAGCGGGTGGTCAGGCGCCCCTGCTACTACTACTATCCGAAAATACTTGATTACTGGGAAGGGTTTAAGGCTTTAAAACCTGACTTGGTTATTATTCGGGATCCGTATACTTTGTTCTCTCTGATTGCCGCCTTTTGCGCTTACTTTCTAAAGGTGAAGGTGATCTTCTATACTCAGGAGGATTTGTATAGGCCCCGCTCCAGATTCACTTATCTGAAGCAACTCCTCACGATTCGTTTCTTCAAGGCAGCCTGGATCACTCCCATAAAAGAAAGCAACGACAACGGGAAAGGCGTAAAGCACATGTATTATTTCCCGCTTCCGATACCAACCCAACCTTTAGAAAAGGCCCACAAAAAAGGGCCTATTGCGGAGCCTGCGCTGTTAATGATAGGCAAGTATCACCAGGATAGAAAAAAGCACCTCTTGCTATTAGAGGCTGTCAATCAGCTAAAGCATAAGTATAGGTTCAAGTTAACTATTGTGGGGGAGTGCATGACCAAAGGGCAAAAGCAAAAGTATAAAACTCTTGAAGACAGGATTCGACAGTTGGGACTTTCAGACATCGTACGGCTTAAAGCTAACGTGCCCTTCCACGATATGGATGAGCTTTACGATAGTCACCATGTATTTGTATTGCCTTCTGTTAACGAGCCTTATAGTATCTCTGTATTAGAGGCATTAGCCCACGGCCTGCCGGTAATTTGCACCGATTCCTGTGGTTCTAAGGTCCATGTGAGGGATGGCTGGAACGGCTATATCACAGCGTCATCCTCCCTGGAAGCACTCAACGGCGCAATTTCTAATTTTCTCTCGGATCATACGAAAATTTATGAAATGAGCGGCAACGCACTCTTTTATGTGCAAGAGCATTTATCCAACACAGTTTGCTACAGAAGGCTTGAGGAGATAGTAGCGGAGCGTTTTTCCTCAGACTTAGAGGCCTCCGTATTAACGCCACACCTGAAGTGA
- a CDS encoding glycosyltransferase family 4 protein — MNILFISRSKTGRPHPFVEEQATALENGAGVKIQHFLVRSNGLKGYTKAAYRLYGYLKRHPVDLIHAHYGLSGLLAVLSRFLFRHNSKVVITYHGSDINKSSERRLSLLASRLADHNILVSSKMLPYVDSKSTVIPCGINAEVDLIYRDTTRASYGWGEKDFVILFASRFDLKVKDPEFAFEVVKAFSEATTRSVKFLELKGYNRDQVTRLMQAADALIMCSKTEGSPQVIKEAIVNSLPVISNDVGDVRLICEQVDHCYIVPKRVEAYIECLHTLCKTFPRIQNREPVIAQYSNKQISEKLFSVYQSVLLQPVSC; from the coding sequence ATGAACATACTTTTCATTAGTCGCTCTAAAACAGGCAGGCCGCATCCCTTTGTAGAAGAGCAGGCAACCGCACTAGAAAACGGTGCCGGAGTAAAAATTCAACATTTTCTTGTGCGCAGCAACGGCTTAAAAGGGTACACCAAAGCCGCATACCGTTTATACGGCTATCTGAAGCGCCATCCGGTTGACCTCATTCATGCGCATTATGGTTTATCGGGCCTTTTGGCTGTTCTCAGTAGGTTCTTATTCCGCCACAATAGCAAGGTAGTCATTACGTACCACGGGAGTGACATCAATAAATCCTCAGAGCGCAGGCTCTCCTTACTGGCCTCCCGGCTTGCAGACCACAACATTTTGGTGTCCAGCAAGATGCTCCCATACGTTGATTCTAAGAGCACGGTAATACCTTGTGGCATCAATGCCGAGGTTGACCTAATTTACAGAGATACAACCAGAGCTTCTTACGGATGGGGCGAAAAAGATTTTGTGATACTCTTTGCCTCCCGGTTCGACCTCAAGGTGAAAGACCCTGAGTTTGCCTTTGAGGTGGTAAAGGCCTTTTCTGAAGCCACCACCAGGTCCGTTAAATTCCTGGAGTTAAAGGGCTATAACAGAGACCAGGTTACAAGGCTGATGCAGGCCGCAGATGCCTTGATTATGTGCAGCAAAACAGAAGGTAGCCCACAGGTTATAAAAGAAGCGATCGTTAATTCGCTGCCTGTTATTTCCAATGATGTCGGCGACGTAAGGTTAATCTGTGAGCAAGTGGACCATTGCTACATAGTACCCAAAAGAGTGGAAGCTTATATTGAATGCCTTCATACACTCTGCAAGACGTTCCCAAGAATACAAAACAGGGAGCCAGTTATCGCCCAATATAGCAATAAGCAAATTTCAGAAAAGCTTTTCAGTGTTTATCAAAGTGTGCTGCTACAGCCGGTGTCTTGCTAA
- a CDS encoding glycosyltransferase family 2 protein — MFSVIIPLYNKELTVATTIASVLNQSFKDFEVIIMNDGSTDKSLAIASSFKDNRIQVYSQQNLGVSQARNNAVRKASRSYLAFLDADDIWDPGYLWQMRKLIRKYKEYAVFTCAYRAITQNRTSIKCDGLPEGIIGDFFEERTRNPIMRTSAIVLHRSVLDKVGGFPIGMVGGEDDYTWAKIAINYKIVFTPKVMVTYDNRNSTFNQRRGKPDSCRESWLDLYEGGNYYRNEFIALKALSAGIRYAYGSPQRQSHKIEKDTKYTTLYRQKWRQLYILNRLPNFMIPLLRQMLPIYKNTKSRLARAGKTIAQKTILQLA, encoded by the coding sequence TTGTTCAGCGTTATAATTCCACTTTATAATAAAGAGTTAACGGTAGCAACCACGATAGCCTCTGTTTTAAACCAATCGTTCAAGGATTTTGAAGTTATTATCATGAATGACGGGTCCACAGACAAGAGCCTTGCTATTGCTTCCTCTTTTAAGGATAACCGGATACAGGTTTACTCCCAGCAAAATCTTGGTGTATCTCAGGCCAGAAACAATGCGGTAAGGAAAGCGAGCCGCAGTTACCTCGCCTTCCTTGATGCAGATGATATCTGGGATCCGGGCTACCTATGGCAAATGCGTAAGCTGATCAGGAAGTATAAAGAGTACGCTGTGTTTACCTGCGCTTACAGGGCTATAACCCAGAACAGAACCTCCATTAAATGCGATGGGCTACCGGAAGGGATCATAGGTGACTTCTTCGAGGAGAGAACAAGAAATCCTATCATGCGAACTTCCGCTATTGTGCTTCACAGGTCCGTTTTAGATAAGGTAGGAGGATTTCCCATTGGCATGGTTGGCGGCGAGGATGACTACACCTGGGCGAAGATTGCCATAAACTATAAGATCGTGTTCACGCCCAAAGTGATGGTTACCTATGATAACCGAAACAGCACCTTTAACCAGCGCAGGGGAAAGCCTGACTCCTGCCGTGAGTCATGGCTGGACCTGTATGAAGGTGGCAACTACTACCGAAATGAATTTATTGCGCTAAAGGCTTTAAGTGCGGGAATACGGTATGCCTACGGGTCCCCGCAGCGGCAAAGCCATAAGATAGAAAAAGACACAAAGTATACCACCCTGTACAGACAGAAGTGGCGACAGTTGTATATCCTAAACAGGCTGCCAAACTTTATGATCCCGCTACTCCGCCAAATGCTCCCGATCTACAAGAACACTAAATCAAGACTTGCCAGAGCCGGCAAAACCATTGCGCAAAAGACCATTCTGCAGCTTGCCTAG
- a CDS encoding UpxY family transcription antiterminator, with protein sequence MMTQNWYAVYTKPRWEKKVAQTLTQHGIHAYCPINRTVRQWSDRKKIVHAPLFTSYVFVRITEKQISDIKKAEGVINLVHWLGKPAVIRDEEINIIRQFLAEHQNVQLEKVQFRVNDKVKMTSGLLMDKEGVVVAVKNNTVKVALPSLNYIMFAEIDKSGVARVSGIEA encoded by the coding sequence ATGATGACTCAAAACTGGTACGCCGTCTATACAAAGCCCCGCTGGGAGAAGAAGGTTGCGCAGACGTTAACACAGCACGGCATCCACGCCTACTGTCCTATAAACCGGACAGTGAGACAATGGAGTGATAGAAAAAAAATCGTCCATGCTCCTCTTTTCACCTCCTATGTTTTTGTCCGGATTACAGAAAAACAGATATCTGATATAAAAAAGGCGGAAGGAGTTATCAACCTGGTGCACTGGCTTGGCAAGCCTGCTGTTATCAGGGACGAGGAAATCAACATTATCAGGCAATTCCTGGCTGAGCACCAAAATGTACAGTTAGAGAAAGTACAGTTCAGGGTAAACGATAAAGTGAAAATGACTTCGGGACTCCTGATGGACAAGGAAGGGGTAGTAGTTGCCGTAAAGAACAATACTGTTAAAGTCGCCCTGCCATCGCTTAACTACATCATGTTTGCCGAAATAGATAAGTCCGGTGTTGCCAGGGTTAGTGGCATCGAAGCTTGA
- a CDS encoding nucleoside/nucleotide kinase family protein, protein MLAPHLTQGLQLCTDLLEELQLKKIKFAHWKGNMHLLDSLKGETDIELLLKPGDRAAFEEIMENLDFKQAVSPPWSVYPYVEDWIGFDEETGSLLHLHTHYALVISTSYGGYALLPWLEQFFNHLTTDEVTGWPIPEPEMELLILLVRLQVKGNSPEYQISEVHAEKKAELLALLKKADPYRLGHCCTKLGLQVPDDLIGRIHTILLKERLSDAIALSVFFYRQLPASIKGAASRHSLTSLCYKYYLKTLKYTRSYTEPVRLKKRLVSGGKVVAFIGSDGSGKSTLCRDITNWLTYKLDTHYFYLGKQPFIKSYNTRLVSSADLLASQNTISKLIRSVIGGFYHIIIIRRKARMLKLARKICKQGSIAICDRFPQKEVFGFNDGPRLQNSRQRRLALIEMAYFEQVMQTGADLIFKLQVSPQVAHQRKPEHNLQDIERKCESIKTISFSSPHPAIVINIDANAPYHEVLLEVKRNLWQWL, encoded by the coding sequence ATGCTGGCTCCGCACCTAACCCAAGGGTTACAGCTATGTACGGATCTACTGGAGGAACTCCAGCTGAAGAAGATCAAGTTTGCCCATTGGAAAGGAAACATGCACCTGCTTGATTCTCTGAAGGGTGAAACGGATATTGAGCTCCTATTAAAACCCGGGGATCGCGCTGCCTTTGAGGAGATAATGGAGAACCTGGATTTTAAGCAGGCCGTGAGTCCCCCTTGGAGTGTGTACCCGTACGTAGAGGATTGGATTGGCTTTGACGAGGAGACAGGCTCGCTACTGCACCTGCACACGCACTATGCCCTGGTGATCTCCACCTCGTACGGAGGATATGCCCTCCTCCCCTGGCTGGAACAGTTTTTTAACCACCTCACCACCGATGAGGTAACAGGCTGGCCGATTCCTGAGCCAGAAATGGAGCTCCTCATACTTCTGGTCCGGCTCCAGGTAAAGGGGAACAGCCCCGAGTATCAAATAAGCGAGGTGCATGCGGAAAAAAAGGCCGAGCTTCTGGCTCTTTTGAAGAAAGCCGACCCATACAGGCTAGGGCATTGTTGCACTAAGCTAGGGCTACAGGTACCCGATGATCTTATAGGAAGAATTCATACCATATTGCTGAAAGAGCGCCTAAGCGATGCCATTGCGCTCTCCGTGTTCTTTTACAGGCAGCTACCGGCAAGTATAAAAGGTGCTGCTTCCCGGCACTCTCTAACATCTCTTTGTTACAAATACTACCTCAAAACCCTGAAGTACACTAGGTCCTATACAGAACCGGTCAGGCTAAAGAAGCGCCTTGTGTCAGGGGGCAAGGTGGTGGCTTTTATCGGGAGTGATGGTTCGGGCAAGAGCACCCTTTGCCGGGACATCACCAATTGGCTAACCTACAAGCTCGACACGCACTATTTCTATCTGGGCAAGCAGCCCTTTATCAAAAGCTACAACACGCGCCTGGTGTCTTCGGCAGACCTACTGGCTAGCCAAAATACCATCTCCAAGCTAATTCGCAGCGTTATCGGCGGCTTTTACCACATCATAATCATCCGACGCAAAGCCAGGATGCTGAAGCTTGCCAGAAAAATCTGCAAGCAGGGCAGCATTGCCATCTGCGACCGGTTTCCTCAGAAAGAGGTGTTCGGTTTCAACGATGGCCCTAGGCTGCAAAACTCCAGACAGCGCCGCTTAGCGCTGATAGAAATGGCTTACTTCGAACAGGTGATGCAGACAGGTGCTGACTTGATTTTCAAGCTTCAGGTTTCTCCCCAGGTTGCTCACCAGCGGAAGCCGGAGCATAACCTGCAGGATATTGAGCGGAAATGTGAAAGTATAAAAACCATCAGCTTCTCCTCCCCCCATCCCGCTATCGTGATTAACATAGATGCTAATGCTCCCTATCACGAGGTGTTGCTCGAGGTGAAACGAAACCTATGGCAATGGCTTTAG
- a CDS encoding glycosyltransferase: MNDTSTQVRIRILFFIGNLQTGGKERRLLELLRYLKNQNMYNMLLVMTKEDIFYPEFHSLNIPYRVIGQPKFSIVTNFYKVCREFKPHLIHTWGRMQTFYSLPSAILQKLPIVNNQITSAPPNFNQWSLPGLVDKLNFHFSHVILSNSAAGICSFKPPLSKSQVIYNGVDMNRFEKLPEAYQVKQKYGISTPYTVIMCASFSPNKDYDLFYRVADYITQIRDDITFIGVGESHDDLSFSRYQEIIKQKPLIKLPGRINDVEALVNACDIGVLFSPNGEGISNAIIEYMALSKPVIASAAGGTKELVDHTVNGFLVENMPDVEIAGMILELIDNHEKRKRMGSRSREIILQNFSINRMGKSFEQVYSEVLESTYTFSAVAAKTESKTIV; encoded by the coding sequence ATGAACGATACCTCAACTCAAGTTAGGATCAGGATTTTATTTTTTATAGGAAACCTGCAAACTGGTGGAAAAGAAAGAAGGCTTCTTGAGCTTTTAAGGTACCTTAAGAACCAGAACATGTATAACATGCTTTTGGTAATGACGAAAGAGGACATCTTTTATCCTGAATTCCACAGCCTAAACATACCTTACAGGGTTATCGGACAACCAAAATTCAGCATCGTTACCAACTTCTACAAAGTTTGCCGTGAATTTAAACCACACCTGATCCATACTTGGGGCCGCATGCAAACCTTCTATTCGCTTCCATCTGCCATCTTGCAGAAACTCCCCATCGTGAACAATCAAATTACCTCTGCCCCTCCCAACTTTAACCAATGGTCATTGCCCGGGTTGGTGGACAAGCTGAATTTCCATTTTTCCCATGTCATTCTGTCTAATTCTGCCGCGGGAATTTGCTCCTTCAAGCCGCCTCTTTCCAAGAGCCAGGTAATTTATAACGGGGTCGATATGAACCGTTTCGAAAAACTGCCGGAGGCTTACCAGGTAAAACAAAAGTACGGCATAAGCACGCCTTACACTGTGATTATGTGTGCATCCTTCTCTCCCAACAAGGATTATGATCTCTTTTATCGTGTGGCTGACTATATAACCCAGATACGCGACGATATAACCTTCATCGGGGTGGGCGAAAGTCATGATGACCTGAGTTTTAGCAGGTACCAGGAAATAATTAAGCAGAAACCACTCATAAAACTCCCAGGTAGAATAAACGATGTAGAAGCCTTAGTGAATGCCTGTGATATCGGGGTTTTATTTTCGCCCAATGGAGAAGGAATTTCAAACGCCATCATCGAATACATGGCTTTATCTAAACCTGTCATCGCCAGTGCAGCAGGCGGCACAAAAGAGCTTGTTGACCACACCGTGAATGGTTTTTTGGTTGAGAACATGCCGGATGTGGAAATCGCCGGCATGATCCTGGAGCTTATAGATAATCATGAAAAGCGAAAGAGAATGGGCTCCAGAAGCAGGGAAATCATACTTCAAAACTTTTCTATCAACAGAATGGGGAAGTCTTTTGAGCAGGTTTACAGCGAGGTATTGGAGAGTACTTATACTTTCAGTGCTGTAGCAGCCAAGACAGAGTCTAAGACTATAGTATAA
- a CDS encoding glycosyltransferase family 4 protein translates to MARFLFYDDQLINILQQQEKPSGGAAVQTFSWIRGLTKVGQEVYILTGNDTGAVLKEEYREFKIVPLYDNQKGIRWIRWGYYRLPYLYNTVKQVKPDYLYQSVPGWASFFIASFCHLLHIKYLLRISNDNLLDERINKHHSKLKRLFLEMGIKMAHCILCQNGYQLDQIRKKYPTKQAIKIPNPIFLTHPQSAGSFQERKYIAWVGLFQYQKNLGLLYKIASSLTGEQFRIAGKELPGADADTQLYVSKLRELPNVEFSGFLSRKEIPTFLAKAKYLLNTSHYEGFSNTFLEAMTVGTPIISSAKVNPDGFIQANRLGIVYHDVEDLLNQLRTVSPTDYVQMSANALTYVLQHHDHEVLAKRLLCFLNNN, encoded by the coding sequence ATGGCTAGATTCCTTTTTTACGATGATCAGTTGATCAATATTTTACAGCAACAAGAGAAACCCTCAGGAGGAGCAGCTGTGCAAACCTTCAGCTGGATACGGGGATTAACTAAAGTTGGGCAGGAGGTATATATTCTTACAGGTAATGATACAGGCGCTGTTCTAAAAGAGGAGTACAGAGAATTTAAGATTGTACCCTTATACGATAACCAGAAAGGCATACGATGGATAAGATGGGGATACTACCGCCTCCCCTACCTTTATAACACCGTAAAGCAGGTAAAGCCAGACTATTTATACCAGAGCGTGCCGGGTTGGGCTTCCTTTTTCATCGCCTCCTTCTGCCACCTGCTCCACATTAAGTACCTGCTCCGCATTTCCAACGACAACCTGTTAGACGAGCGCATAAACAAGCATCACTCAAAACTCAAGCGCCTCTTTCTGGAAATGGGCATCAAGATGGCGCACTGTATTTTGTGCCAAAATGGGTATCAGCTTGATCAGATCAGGAAGAAATACCCCACTAAACAAGCTATTAAGATTCCAAACCCTATTTTTCTGACTCATCCGCAAAGCGCCGGCTCCTTCCAAGAAAGGAAATACATCGCCTGGGTCGGCCTGTTCCAGTACCAGAAAAACCTGGGGCTGCTTTATAAGATAGCCAGCAGCCTTACAGGCGAGCAATTCAGGATTGCTGGAAAAGAGCTGCCTGGTGCCGATGCAGACACCCAATTATACGTAAGCAAGCTGCGTGAGCTTCCCAATGTAGAATTTTCAGGCTTTCTGAGCAGAAAGGAAATACCCACCTTTCTGGCTAAGGCCAAGTATTTGCTGAACACCTCCCATTATGAAGGTTTCAGCAACACCTTTCTAGAGGCGATGACAGTAGGGACACCGATTATCAGCAGCGCCAAGGTAAACCCCGATGGGTTTATACAAGCGAACAGGTTAGGCATAGTTTACCATGATGTAGAGGACCTGTTAAACCAGCTAAGGACTGTCTCCCCTACCGACTACGTGCAAATGTCCGCCAATGCGCTTACCTACGTGCTACAGCATCATGACCATGAGGTGCTTGCAAAGAGGCTATTGTGTTTTCTCAATAATAACTAG
- a CDS encoding NAD-dependent epimerase has protein sequence MKILVTGTAGFVGFHLAEFLLCRGDEVVGVDNINDYYDPRLKYARLYESGINDELIEWNKEQTSFKYPAYRFIRMNLEEKAALLALCERECFDVIVHLAAQAGVRYSITNPDAYAQANLISFLNVLEVARHIKVKHLVYASSSSVYGLNGTMPFSVKHCVDHPVSLYAASKKANELMAHTYSHLYRIPTSGLRFFTVYGPWGRPDMAYFLFTEAICNGKPIQVFNNGKMKRDFTYIDDIVEGIVNVMDKPAEPDKNWNPKDPDPSHSTAPYCIYNIGNNKPVELMQFIHEIEACFGKEAVLEMKEMQAGDVTATWANIDELEQKFNYRPVTSLETGLKKFTDWYKTFYSVKASTATAASQI, from the coding sequence ATGAAGATACTTGTTACGGGTACGGCAGGTTTTGTAGGTTTCCATTTGGCTGAGTTCCTGCTTTGCCGGGGAGACGAAGTAGTTGGCGTAGATAATATCAACGACTACTACGATCCCCGCCTTAAATACGCCAGGCTCTATGAAAGCGGCATCAATGATGAACTTATTGAATGGAATAAGGAGCAAACAAGCTTTAAGTACCCTGCCTACAGGTTTATCAGGATGAATCTGGAGGAGAAGGCGGCTCTATTGGCGCTGTGTGAAAGGGAATGCTTCGATGTGATTGTACACCTTGCCGCTCAGGCAGGCGTACGGTATTCTATCACGAACCCGGATGCCTATGCCCAGGCTAATCTGATTAGCTTCCTCAACGTATTAGAGGTCGCACGCCATATTAAGGTAAAACACCTGGTGTACGCCAGTTCATCCAGCGTGTATGGGCTCAACGGAACGATGCCTTTCTCGGTAAAGCATTGCGTTGACCATCCCGTATCGTTGTATGCGGCCAGCAAGAAAGCTAACGAGCTGATGGCGCACACGTACAGCCATCTTTACAGAATCCCTACCTCTGGCCTGCGCTTCTTCACCGTCTATGGCCCCTGGGGTCGCCCGGATATGGCTTACTTCCTCTTTACCGAAGCCATTTGTAACGGCAAACCTATTCAGGTGTTCAATAACGGCAAGATGAAGCGGGACTTCACCTACATTGATGACATTGTGGAGGGAATCGTAAATGTGATGGACAAACCGGCGGAACCAGATAAGAACTGGAACCCGAAGGACCCCGACCCCTCCCATTCAACGGCTCCTTACTGTATCTATAACATAGGAAACAACAAGCCGGTGGAGCTGATGCAGTTCATCCATGAGATAGAGGCTTGCTTCGGAAAAGAAGCAGTTCTGGAGATGAAGGAGATGCAGGCAGGCGACGTCACGGCCACCTGGGCAAATATTGACGAACTGGAGCAAAAATTTAACTACAGGCCTGTTACTAGCCTCGAAACAGGGCTGAAGAAGTTTACAGACTGGTATAAAACCTTTTACTCCGTAAAGGCCTCAACCGCCACGGCAGCCAGCCAGATCTAG